The sequence GTACAGTAGTACTTAAACCCAGATTAGTCGTTGTATTGATTTgccaaaaataaaaaaaaaaaaaagaaaaaaaaaatatactaCAAATCCTATTTGCCAATGCAAAATATCGGATCTTTGACGACTGcgggaattttttttttattttttatttttttttgtctcttGGGCAGATAGTGTCGCGGCCTCCCGACAATCCGTTGAGGGAAATCTCGCTCGTGCTTCGCTGTTCACAAGTTAATTATTTGATtccactactccgtactccgtactccgtattgagACCCCAGCGCCGATCGGGGCAAAAAGGAGGGAGCCTCGCTGGATTGGAATCCAAGACGGTGGACGCTTCAATGCTTATCGTTGACTGGGGGCCCTCCAATAGCTTCCtcgggggaaaaaaaaaaaaagggcgaaTTATCCGTCCACAGATCGTCAATCTAGCGACGGTCGGATACACAGGGGCATCCAGACTGGGCGATAACATGGTGATTCGCACGAGGGAGCTGGCGTtatttcaaaaaaaaaaaaaaaaaaaaggagaagaaattgCATCATCTTTCTCCGAACACATGAAAGAAAATGCGCTAGGGAATACGCCTTGCTGATATCTAATGTGCATTGCCTCGATATGGGGCTCCGATCGAGCATAAGCTGCGTTTGGACGAAAATACATCGAGACGGTTTATCCGTCTTGGTTTCACTCGACATCCTACGGAATAGCTGCTCGTTGGACACGATAAGCTCCCTCTTGAATGGCCCCGCGGAGTCTCGCTTTAAACACCCGTTTAACTCGCTGCTAATTCTTCAGACGTAGTTACATATgcgagaaaaaaaagcacGAGATccatcccccccccccccccccctcctccccctcgGGTGAACATCCGCTCCCGGCCTCTCGCCAAGATGCTCACGCGGGGGATCGCTTGTTGTTTGCGAGACTAACTAATTTCTTTACCGCCAGATTCCCATTCCATGGACCACGGGCTCGTCCTGAGCCGCAGTGCCCGCTCCATGTTGTGCAAGACGTTCATATGTATGAGTGGGTGCCCGGTATTTTCCCCATAATTAGGTTCATTTTGACGAACCCGAAAAGCAATCGCGTAAACACCCCGCTATTCGTGCAATTGGGCCTGATTATTTACTCGTCCTCTAAATAGCAGTCTGGATCAACTGCAAACTTCATTACCACATTCAATGGTCCAATTGCCTCCTGTTGGATTATCGTcgactccgtactccgtatagcGGGTACATTCCCAGTAGCTCCGTGTCACTCAGAGCAATCAGCGACCTTCCCAGGTATCTTGCGTGTGCTGTGTTCTTGTGCATGACATACAAATGTGGTACAAACTTTATTCTCCCCACGCCGGGATGTGTTGCAGTCGAATAAACATCCCCTAAAGACTTTCCAGCTTATGCAGCATGTATGGAATTACTCGAGATGTGTAACCATAGCCGATGTGTAAATTCTTGGTGGTAGTGGTGGTGGCAAGGAGGATCGAGAAATTCGAGATTTATGGCGGTGGCTGTGGCTACGGCCATAAAAAAAGCAGGTTATAAAAAGGAACAAACAGAGACATCATGTTCGACATGGCGGACGCCCGTAAACCGATGGTTGTGGCTCTGATAAATTCAGCCGGCACCCTCCAAGAGTAAAACATTGATGAGGAAACACTTTCTCCCTTGGAAGACAGACCAATGCAAGCCGGCTCCCGGCACTTGGTGTTGTTTGCTAGAAATTCTGGCGGGTTGCGAGTTGGATAACTCCtctttactccgtacttgtGATGCCACTTTAGCAAACAGGCTTAGCAGCCTAACTGCCTCTTGAGTGAGCCAAGGTCTTTGGAGAAGTGCACCAGGGGCCGAAGAACACTCTGCGATACGACGTTCGCTCCCCTCATCAGACCTCTTCTCCCTCCAGGGCATTTAGGAATGCCCTTTTAAGCTTTTTATCGGACGAAGCTAAGCAAATGGGGCGGAggcttgattttctttttattgcCCCCCAAAGGATCAGTGAAGCTTTTGCCTAATGAGAAGCCAGAATCCAGGCATGAAACACCAGTCTGTATCACTCTAACCGAGACACGCACTGCACACCAACGTATTATACAAAATGCCTCAAGACGGGTCATTAACAGCGAAGCTATAAAAGCTTTCGGATACATGTtgaagcagaaaaagcatttttttttttcgaagGCTGGGACACTTTGCCGCGCATaccatactccgtagaaagaaagaaaaaagcggAAAAGGGAGTCCCTCTGCGTCAATGCGTGTTTTAGGCTTTCACTTCTCCCAATGCCTCACCATATTTGACTCTTTGTCCCTTCTCGATCTTCCACACCCAGCCACCTTCTCTCTCACCGCCCGAACCGAGTTCTAGATTTTTTGGCTCGCCCATCGGTGCCTCGAAGACCAAGACAATCGAGCTACCCAGCTGGAAGCCACCCATCTCCTCACCCCGCTCCAATGCGTGGCCGCCCAGAGTCTTACTAGCGAGGTGGTACGTGGCCTCCGCATAACCGGGGTAGACTTCTCCGCGCTTGACTGCAAGAGCTGCCTGGCGGTCAGCTTCGGTGTCCGTCGTAAGACTGTTTGTGCGTAGTTCACGATCAAAGTTGATCTTGATGGAGCCGACGTTCGTTGCGCCCACCGGCGTGAAACTGAAGAAGCCCCATCTCCACCGGCCAAGGAGGACGACGCGTTCGTTGAGAGTGAAGAGGCCTGGAAGTGTTCGTTGAAGATATGGTGAGACGGAAAAGAGCTCGCCAGCGAAATGGCGTCGGCTCTCGACGACCCATGGAACTGGCGAGTGGAACCGATGGTAGTCTCCCGGTGCGAGGTAGACGACAACATAGTATAGAGCGCGATTCGAAGCTGGCTTGGGCATATACCATGGAGTTTCACTTTTTGCGAGATCGGCCTGCACGTTCACCTCGGATTTGTAGCTCGACTCGACTGATGCATCCATTGAGCTGGCTCTCTTGTCCGTGTGTCCGTCTTTCCCTCCGGAGAGAAGTGAGGGTAGAGTGTAGCTTATGCCGTTCATTTTAGCAAATTCCTCGTCTGCTTCCATGTTATCGCTGTCGGTTTTGGCATCCGTCGTGTTGCTATTCCCAGATGATCTGAGGGCGGGCTGCGCGAGCTCTGACCTTGGAGTCCCCGCGTCTCGTCCGAGGAGAGCATCGAGACTGTAAGTCACGCCTTTTACCTGCTCGACTTCCCCCTTTTCGATCATACCAAACTGCAGAATACGACCATCGGACGGAGATAGAATAGCATTTGGGTTAGGGTCTAGAGGTCGTACACCAGGCTTTAATTCTCGATAGAAAAACGCCGCGAGATTGGGATAGACGTGAAGGTCTTGTTCGGCCACTTCGCTCAAATTAACCCCGAAAATCCAGGAGTACAGTTTGAATCCCGGAACACGAAGCCAGTAAGGCAGCTCAAGTTCGTTGAAACGTCCCCATAAACGAGACATTGCCTTTAGGGGCAAAGTCGACATCATTTGCACTTGCCATGGCCCGGAAAGTCgtactcttttcctccgTGGAACCTCCTCATATCCTTCTCCTGATTCTTGTAgttgtttctctttctcagcTTTTTGGATTTTGTAGATTTGAACAAAGCCAAGATATGCGATTCCCAGTCCAACCGGAATGGAGTACCACTCAACCTTAGTCTTGCTCAGAGCAAAGCTCAGCTTGGCCCAGAATGACTGGTTTCCATTAGGACGTTCATTCTGGTTCTGTGATCCACGCTGCCAATACCTCGATGAGGAAAACTGACGGCGCAGACGGGGATATCTCCCCATATGGCTGTAGATTAAGGGGTCAACAGAGCTCTTCTCTAATGTGTGGTAAAAGCGTATCGGTCTGCTCAAGACCGTTCTCCGCGTAACAAAAAGGAGCGACATGATTCAGTAGAGCTTTACATCGGCTGGGCCGGATCGAGCAGGGTCAAAAGAGCGAGGACATGGCTGCAGTGCCGTGGTGATGAAAGGGGAGAAAATGCCCGAGAACCAAGCTTGGTGCAATGGACCTCCGGAGCGGATCGTCGCGGGCCGAGAGATTTTCCGGCGGCCGGACAAGCACCCGCGGACAACGATGAGTCTCAGTCTGGACACTGGGGTTGTCATCATGAGTCTGTGCGTGCCGTTGATGGAACTGTTGTCTGTATACTTTTGCAAGTTGACGAGGGGCTAGGGTTTTCCGGATCACTTTTGTTTGACACCCGGAAACGGAGCACACCACCTCCCTTCCGCCGTATGGTCTGAGAGCTTCCAGACTATCTCAGACAAACACTCTCGGCGCTGCCTGTTCGCTTATTGACCCTTCTGAAGAGGCCCCTGAAGAAGCCAGCATATTTCTCTCTAGAGCCACTGCTTTGGGTAGCTAATCGCGTTCTGGTGTTGTTTTCCACGCGCCCGAACATTGGCTGTTGAAGAAGCAATGGCTCTTAACCCAGGCCAAGCGGATGCAGACATCAATGCCCACTCGAGCACACCGGATGTCAATGGGCTTAGCTTACAGATACTCTCACCATCATTTAGAACATCTGCTCGAATATCTTTCAATCATGTCCGCCCTACAACAACAGTCTCGGAGCTGAAGACGATGATAACGACCGCGTTAGCGACGCGACCACCTCCGGAGTCGCAGAGATTGATTTATAGAGGCAGAGAGCTGTCAAATACCCAGGAAACGCTCACAAAAATTCTTGAGCTGGGAAATGTAAGTCGTATAACAATATGGGTGGCGTGCTTAGTTGTTGGCGCAGCTCACTGTGAATAGGGCGAAACCCACTCGATTCATCTCGTTCTCCCACCAGGAACCCCGCTGTTAGAAACTTCCGATACTAAGCCATCCTTCAAATCAGACGAGGCGCAGAGCAGGAGCGTACAAGCCTCACTCCCTCAATCGAGAACCTTCCGATCTCAGAGAATCGAAGATCTTTTGAACCCGGCCCTGACTCCTCCAGAGCTAGATCCCGAATCCAACCGGGAGGCCACAAGCCAAGGGATCTTTGGTTGCAACGCGTCTTTTCGCGCATCATCCAGTTCGAAGCTCAATGATTCCCAGACACAGAGCAGTGGGACTGGTCAGGAGTCGGATGATCGTGGAAATGCTACGTTTAGTACTACGAATGCCGTCGATCTACCTCGAGTTGGACCAAATATTTCACCAATACAGAGACTTAAGCGGGAGGCTTCGAGCGATTCTGACGTGATAGAGCCGGGGCCTTCGCACACAGGCTTACAAGGATTGCACGAAAATTCCGGGATGGGGAACTCCACCGCGTCCTCGATAAATTTGGGACGGCATCGTACGCATCGTGGCCCGGAACTCAGAACTACGAGTAATCCGGTTCCACGGTTCATTTCTAGTGCGCCTACTAGCGGAGAATATCAAGCGGGGACAAGCAGACTGCCACTTCTCTCGCAACGCATCCTTGCAATGGAGGATCAAATTGATCATGGTATAAGTCCTTCCGTGGATGAAATTTCGAGAATTCGGTTTCAACTGTATCAAATACAGGACGAGGAATATCGAAACCCTTTAAAACCCCGAGATGCCTCCTTGGAAGGCTGGCTAGGTCGAATTATAAGTGTTGCTACTAGAGCAGACCAGCTTCGAATCATGAAAGCTAGAGATTGGCAACCCAGCAATTATCACACCGGCTTAGAGTCTGCCACGGCCGGCCCTACTCCCACGGCGGCGTACCTCCTTAAGGCTCCAAACGGCGACCAGTACGTGGTGATGCGCCCCAATAATCAACCTACAGCGTCAACTCTTCGATACCGCACATCAAGGCTAGCGCCTAATATTCCCGGTCTCGTTGTTGGTGGTAATATGGCCCAGCTAGGGGCGCCTGGTCCCACAGGCCGGTTTCCTGCGAATCGTGTTTTTAGGCCACCATTGGTCCGGCGTCGGTACAGGCAATACGTTAGACCAATAAACCTTGTCGCTATCGTTCGAAGCCTTTGGTTGTTTATACGGTTATACTTCTTCAGCTATCTTATCAGTGCTCGTGGATCGTGGCTTCGTACATTTCTTGTAATGGGATCCGCTATTATTGCGATATTTTCAGAAACCAGCCTTCCTCAAAGGATTCAGCGGGTTGTGCTCGGCCCAGTCCAGCGACATCTGGAGAATCTTCTGCCTGTCGATGGTCAGCAGGCCCGAGAAGTCAATGGCACCCAGCGACCTGAAGGAGTGGATGCCAACTTTAATTTGCGCAATGAGTCTGCCAACGTTGGCCAAGGCCAAACTGTCGCTGCACAAGGTGAGCAAGGCGGAGTGTGGGAAGGGCTACGCAGTTTGGAGCGATCCATTGCAATATTCATTGCGAGTTTCGTTCCAGGTTTAAGTGAGCGTCACATCGCGGCTAGAAATGCAGCAGAAGCTGCACGGCggaatgaagaagaacagCGACAGCAGGCAGACAATCAACGCCCTGAGGAAACCCCTGATGGGACTGATGGTGTTAACATTGAGAACAACACTGACATATCGGATGTCAGATCATCTAATGAGGCCAACATGAGCGAAACTCCACAACACCAGCAGCCAGATCAAGAGCTGCGGGGTTAATGAGTGATTTATTGGATCTTCATGCATTGCGTTCTACCATCATTGTATTCTTGTTTTAAAATGAAGTCCATGATCGACATTCAGCTCGAATTAACCCTCTCTGGGTTTCTGAACTTATTTTTCTTCATGTTGTTTTCTCTTGGGTCTAGCTTGTTTCACTCAAGTGGCGCATTTTTACATGCCCCAGAGAACTAGCCATGTCGCAAAAGCGTGTATTTGACGCAGAAGGTAAGCGCCAATATTTGGCTATTTTTGTCGTTCAATTTACTTTTTAATCCATGTTGAATATCCACGAGAGATAGCTAATTATAGAGGTTGCTTTGATTTATCTACTTCTCTCGCCTTTATCAGCcatatattaatatatataaattgCGCCGACTTTGGACGTTGGGAATCGAAATTCTATGCACCTGTCCGGGGTATATTCGAACAGCAGATGAAACCGTGGCACATCTATTAACAAGCCAAACAAGCAACCGATTGACTTAACGTGCAAAACATCCATAGGAGATGTATAACTAAAGCTTTGCAGAGGAAGAACCCGCAGAGCCGGCATCGCTTGCCGCACCACTGGGTGCGCTAGCAACAAGCGGAGTAGGCATCGAAAGGAAGTCTTCCTCGCCATTAAAATGCCTACGCACACAGAAAAAGTAGAAGTTAGCCATCGAAAGGATATCTTGCCCAGATCTTTTATCGACACATACCAGCCCCTCTCTTCTCCCCCGCTCAAAAACGAGCAATCACCATTCTGTACGCAGTCCCAGCCTCCACCAACTCCTCGTCCACCTCTCCAGTGGGGAATCTTCTTTCCACAAATTTCTTCGGTCTTTCCATTTACAACGTCCTGCTCGATGCCCGTCCGACTCCCAGACTTCCGTCTTGCAAACGTGCTTACACTCGCTGTAAACGGCTTAAAGTCCTCCTCTGAAGAATCGTCGGGCATATTCCCTGTCAAAGCCCTGCCCATTGCAATCAATGGCGCAGCATGCGTACATATCAATATGGAGTGACTTTGATGGTTGCGGGGATCGTCCGGATGAGATTCAGCGAAGGCCGCGAGTTCTTCATCGACAGTGGCGATGATGTGCGAGAGCGTTGTGGCTACACGGTCGTGTAGTTGGGCGATAGTTTCACCACTGGGAGAAGGGATTATCCTTGCTTTGTATTGGGTTTCGGAcggagagggagagaggatGGTTGGGAAGTGGGTTGCGAGGACCTCAGGAGTTGAAGGGGATGGGTGAGTGAAAAAGGATGAGGAGCCGAACCATTCTCTGAATCAGAATACTGTTAACTAGCGACCTGAATATGGCAAAATCAACCTTAAGAGTCGGCACGGCGTCGTGGTCTTACCCAAGGCCGTTTTCGATTCTAACCGTCAAGTTGATATCTGGCCTCTTCTCTGCCTCTTGGATTTTTTTCAGCCCTTCCACTGTCGGCTGGATGGTCTGCAGACATCTATAAAACGGACTGCAATACACCCTGCATGGTTTTGTCGTGAATGTTTCATGGCAAAAGTGCGCTGCTAACTCTTGCGATTGCCGAACACCTGGCTGCGTGAGTGTCGGGTCGACAGGAATGCCGGTCGGCGTTGGGTAGGTCGCATGGTAGGTACCCGTAGATAAGTCTATTGTCCAGTTTAGACGGTGCTGCAGGGCAAAGAACGACAGGTTCCGGGTCAGTGACGATTGTAGAATGGAACGGAGTGGAGCGGGGGAAGCGACAAGCGCGGAATTGGCTTACCCCATGCCGGGTGATGTAGATCGTGTCGAGTGGCATTTATAAAGATGTAAGTTATTGCCTGAGCCGTGACTATTCCTGTTCCGCAAAGTGATTCACCAGCAGCGAGAAGTTCATGTGCTTGCCGTCGCGTTAGGTGCTCCTGGCTGCTACTTATCGGATGTGGCAGAATCAATAAAACTTGGCGGTGAAGAAAATCACCTCGGCTCGGTTTCACCAAGATCTGATAATTACATTGTCTGCGCAAGAGCACGGAGTACGAAGTATCACAAGGACGTTGTCACGCGAAAAAGATTTACGGGATACAATGTACTTATATACTGCTATATGCCCCGTCTACACATGACCAAAAGGAAATCTGCTATCCATACAGAGTAGCCCGTTTGGACTCCGTCATGAAGCGAGAAGTACAACGCCATGAATCCCGGAAAAAAATTATTTCGGAAAATTTTTTAAATGGTCGTTCTAGTAGAAGAAACCAATGATCTTGCCCGCAACGTGCTTACGTCTGGCCTCCTCGTGGTCCATGATACCAGCGGAGGTGGTCAAGACGATGTAACCGAACTGACGGGAAGGAAGAAGCTTGACGACCCACTTCTCGAGCTCGCGGAGCTGGATGTTGTAGCGGGGACTGATGACACCAGTCTTATTCAGACTATAACATCATTAAATATCAGTATTACGTGACCTAATTATAATGCTTATATGTCAAGAAACGTACCGGCCATTGAGCTGGATGACGATCTTGCCAGAGCGGTGGTCATCGACTTCCTCGAACTCGCCAATGTAACCTGAAATTGCAAAGAGAACTTGTCAGTGAAATGTAGCGACGAATTAAAAGTTACCAATCACAGAGAGAAAAATAGAGCAAAATCGCAAACGACAATGCGACTGGAACATGTAAGATCATCGCAAAATTAATATATCGGGCACTTAAAGGGCAGAAATCGTGGTGTGGTTTAAAAGTCGAGACATCCGCCTAGTTATCAAcccgaaaagaaaagggaaaatgtCAAACAGTGACCCGCAGCTGTGTCCTCTGAAGGAAAAATCGCAAATCCccggggaaaaaaaaatctcaCATACCATGCTTCTGCATCACAGACAAGAACTTGACAATGACCTTGGAGCTAGGTCTGATCATAACCTGACGCTTTCCAGCCTTCTCGGCGTTGTTGATGGCATTGAGCGCATCATTGAGGACGCTAGTCTTGACCATTTTGGCGGTTTAAAGAAAAGGGTAGCTTTCGCCGGTGGAGATTCTCAAATCGAACGGGTCGAAGAAATTTTCCTCGTTGGGAGATGAGGTATCTAAATTTATATAAAGGGGCGAGACTCTCCCCCTTTGTTTGAAATCCCGTTCCTATCTTCCCCATATCTCAGGCAAAAGATAGGAAAAGGGATTTCAAAGGGGAAAGAAAGCGCATATATGTTAGCCTCCAGCCAGCTTTATTTATCGAGCGCAAAGAGTGCCCCCTTCGCTAGACGGGAAGAGAAGAGGGTTCTTCAGCCCGTGCTCATGGAGCACAGGGAAGAAGCGTATCATCATGTCCTGCCCATCAGTCCCACGGCATGATGATTGCTTCTTCCCAAGCTAGCTGAAGAGTATTGGATTGCAGATTGCGACATGAAGGGTCATAGTTACATACCTCGATTGACGTGGACGGCGGTGGTCTTGCGTTGGGACTGGAGATTGTCGAAAATTCCGATACCAGCTCGATGTCGAGTGGAGGTCGGGTGCGCTAACCGGCTTAGCGCGCACGGCTTAGGGCTTATCCCCTCGTGCCCTAGCTCTAACCTTATACAGTACTTATCACGTGATATAGAAGTTGGCGCCAGGCGGGACGAGGAATCATGAGGGTTGAACGATATCATACACGTCCCTGTCAGTGTTGGTAAACTGCACATTGTCATATATCAGGGCCATAGAATATTCTTCGTCTAAGTGGAGCAAAAAGTAAGGGCACAGGCGAGGGCAAGTACATGGTCTGGATGATATTACAATTTGCTCTAAAATTCAAGCTCGAAGGGGCAATCAAGTGCTGTGCCAATGTCTAAAATAGGGTAAGCGAAATCGAAGGGGGGGAATTAGGCGAAGGGGAAAAGACTGGGgaaagggagaaaagaagaggctGAGAAAGCAATGTAAAATCTCCTCCATCCTCTCAAATGGCCATCCATCCGTCGTCCTTTCGCTTCTCCACACTCGCCGGAATAACAAAAATCAATATTTTAGTTTCCAAACAACCCAGTCCAAGTGAATAAATACTAGGCCGTAAGGAAGATACATGACTTAGGGGCATACATGATTTAAACGTAAGGTTGGGGGGCGGAACCCTTTCTGGAAACAAGCATCAACATATCATACTAGGGGGGTCGTGCGACAAAGGAATTAGGGTCATTGCGAGGTGGAAAGGCTGCAATGCTTGAATGCTTGCTGGCGTGGGGGCGGGCTTGTGGGTGTTCAGGGTGACGGCGAGACAGGGGGTCGATCTGCTTGGTGGGTGGGGTTATTATTATGAGTCCATGTACAAAACTCCTGTGCTGTAAAAGATATTGGATCTTCCAATCTGCATGCCGCTCAGGAAACCCCTTTATAGCAGTTCTGGGCGGCTCTTCTGTCACCCTCAAGAGTTGGACGAACTCGGCTGTCACTTTCCACTAGTGGTATAGACCATTACAGGGGGATTTAAGTGACAGTTTTCCTGTAAGTTAGGCACAATAGACCCGAGATACTGGGAAACACTGTTATCGCAAATGATATCTATGACATGGCAGCCGCAGTAGCGAGGCCGACTTGTCGTTTAACCTGTTCACGGGCCCATCGTGCAGTCTCAATTGTGCGACCACCGTAGTCCCGATTGGATCGGGTTTCTCTTACAAGGCCGGAGACAAACTCGTTGCGGAATAGGGATGCAAATTCACCGTTGGGGAACACATCGGCCAAGTCACTTGCTCCCATTAGCCTAGAAAAAGACCGATATGTGAGAAGTGAGAAACGTACCCAATTACACCCATGGTGGACCTCATCAAACCCTCACTTCTGGTGCCCTCGTGAGCGATATGGCTAATGAGCTGGAATATCGACTCAACAAAAGGTGTTAAGTTATTAGCTAGTAAACGTGAGTTCTCATGTTTGGTAAAATAAGTTAAGGGTTTACTCACCATTGGGCGTACCCTTGTAGGCAAGAAGTATGCCACCCCAAGCATCCATGATGCCTTCACGAAGAGAAGTGACGTAGTCAAGGGTGTCCTGAGATAAATCGTTGCCGACAGTAACGCCTGACGCCTGTTGAAGAACCTGACCCACGACTGGTAAGTATGTCTCGAAATTAGTTCCAATAGCTTGTGCGATGTCGCCAAATGTCAAAAGAATAGCAGGTTTCAGCTGATTGGTAATCGTCGTGCTCTTGAGATTCGGTTATTAGCGCATTTCATAACGGAGAAGCGGAAGGCACTTACTCTCAGTAGATTGAGGAGGTAATTCATGAATGTATCGCAGAAGGGCTGGGCCTTTTCGTTTAATGCTCGAGTGATATCGCTTACTAGGCCGATAGCCATAGAGCATAGACCAGGTTCTTCCTGGTTACCCAGAGCACTGTACAGGAATGGTGTGAAGGCCTCCATGTACTTCAAGAAGTCTTCTTCTACGGGGCTGGCAATTGCACCGACAGTGGCAAACACGACGTCAGGCACGCTGGATTTCGCAGGCAGTGTGGACAAGACCTTA is a genomic window of Coccidioides posadasii str. Silveira chromosome 3, complete sequence containing:
- a CDS encoding uncharacterized protein (EggNog:ENOG410PMIN~COG:O~TransMembrane:2 (i482-504o510-526i)~BUSCO:6351at33183); protein product: MALNPGQADADINAHSSTPDVNGLSLQILSPSFRTSARISFNHVRPTTTVSELKTMITTALATRPPPESQRLIYRGRELSNTQETLTKILELGNGETHSIHLVLPPGTPLLETSDTKPSFKSDEAQSRSVQASLPQSRTFRSQRIEDLLNPALTPPELDPESNREATSQGIFGCNASFRASSSSKLNDSQTQSSGTGQESDDRGNATFSTTNAVDLPRVGPNISPIQRLKREASSDSDVIEPGPSHTGLQGLHENSGMGNSTASSINLGRHRTHRGPELRTTSNPVPRFISSAPTSGEYQAGTSRLPLLSQRILAMEDQIDHGISPSVDEISRIRFQLYQIQDEEYRNPLKPRDASLEGWLGRIISVATRADQLRIMKARDWQPSNYHTGLESATAGPTPTAAYLLKAPNGDQYVVMRPNNQPTASTLRYRTSRLAPNIPGLVVGGNMAQLGAPGPTGRFPANRVFRPPLVRRRYRQYVRPINLVAIVRSLWLFIRLYFFSYLISARGSWLRTFLVMGSAIIAIFSETSLPQRIQRVVLGPVQRHLENLLPVDGQQAREVNGTQRPEGVDANFNLRNESANVGQGQTVAAQGEQGGVWEGLRSLERSIAIFIASFVPGLSERHIAARNAAEAARRNEEEQRQQADNQRPEETPDGTDGVNIENNTDISDVRSSNEANMSETPQHQQPDQELRG
- the PSD1 gene encoding phosphatidylserine decarboxylase 1 (BUSCO:374350at4751~EggNog:ENOG410PFVD~COG:I~TransMembrane:1 (i81-101o)~BUSCO:5324at33183); its protein translation is MSLLFVTRRTVLSRPIRFYHTLEKSSVDPLIYSHMGRYPRLRRQFSSSRYWQRGSQNQNERPNGNQSFWAKLSFALSKTKVEWYSIPVGLGIAYLGFVQIYKIQKAEKEKQLQESGEGYEEVPRRKRVRLSGPWQVQMMSTLPLKAMSRLWGRFNELELPYWLRVPGFKLYSWIFGVNLSEVAEQDLHVYPNLAAFFYRELKPGVRPLDPNPNAILSPSDGRILQFGMIEKGEVEQVKGVTYSLDALLGRDAGTPRSELAQPALRSSGNSNTTDAKTDSDNMEADEEFAKMNGISYTLPSLLSGGKDGHTDKRASSMDASVESSYKSEVNVQADLAKSETPWYMPKPASNRALYYVVVYLAPGDYHRFHSPVPWVVESRRHFAGELFSVSPYLQRTLPGLFTLNERVVLLGRWRWGFFSFTPVGATNVGSIKINFDRELRTNSLTTDTEADRQAALAVKRGEVYPGYAEATYHLASKTLGGHALERGEEMGGFQLGSSIVLVFEAPMGEPKNLELGSGGEREGGWVWKIEKGQRVKYGEALGEVKA
- the RPS22 gene encoding 40S ribosomal protein S22 (EggNog:ENOG410PNSS~COG:J~BUSCO:15507at33183), giving the protein MVKTSVLNDALNAINNAEKAGKRQVMIRPSSKVIVKFLSVMQKHGYIGEFEEVDDHRSGKIVIQLNGRLNKTGVISPRYNIQLRELEKWVVKLLPSRQFGYIVLTTSAGIMDHEEARRKHVAGKIIGFFY
- a CDS encoding uncharacterized protein (EggNog:ENOG410PMU8~COG:G~BUSCO:11261at33183), which codes for MPLDTIYITRHGHRLNWTIDLSTGTYHATYPTPTGIPVDPTLTQPGVRQSQELAAHFCHETFTTKPCRVYCSPFYRCLQTIQPTVEGLKKIQEAEKRPDINLTVRIENGLGEWFGSSSFFTHPSPSTPEVLATHFPTILSPSPSETQYKARIIPSPSGETIAQLHDRVATTLSHIIATVDEELAAFAESHPDDPRNHQSHSILICTHAAPLIAMGRALTGNMPDDSSEEDFKPFTASVSTFARRKSGSRTGIEQDVVNGKTEEICGKKIPHWRGGRGVGGGWDCVQNGDCSFLSGGEERGWHFNGEEDFLSMPTPLVASAPSGAASDAGSAGSSSAKL